A genomic segment from Polyangium mundeleinium encodes:
- a CDS encoding protoglobin domain-containing protein, which produces MDRQASPRAETDESLVQELLRYVRFSEEDARLLRALRPLAAPHFERIATAFYDRIREHGDAHDVFTGEAQIKRLQGSMVRWMDRLCAGPHDEAYFKKTLEIGRIHVQIGLPQRYMFTAMALIRVALLRVVDDAMGDDARACREALDRALDLELAVMLESYRDHFLARTQQRERLERAEVDLALRRTEHRYVSAVELARVLVVGLDREARIRLFNREAERVTGLGREEVFGARFHEALLPEALHDEQAGLLQTLLDGRDGRASLADVESAVRTRAGKIRDVRWQFAYAPGDDDDIVLFAVGRDTTDENALAVRLRQNEKLAAVGTLAAGLAHEIRNPLNGAQLHVTFLERGLRKSGADGEQLEAVHIVGEEIKRLGKLVSEFLDFARPKPLELRPTSVRAVCERAGKLAEARALQTGVTLTLELPASELVLDLDTPKIQQVLLNLLQNAVEALDPTGGGTVTLRARRRPRDVVIEVEDDGPGLASPDAPIFDPFFSTKPEGTGLGLAIVHRIVTDHGGTIDVDSHPGRTIFRVSLPVRLGAHDAEGNAGKVLP; this is translated from the coding sequence ATGGATCGCCAGGCCTCTCCCCGCGCGGAAACGGACGAAAGCCTGGTGCAGGAGCTCCTGCGGTACGTGCGCTTCAGCGAGGAGGACGCGCGCCTCCTCCGCGCGCTCCGGCCTCTCGCGGCCCCGCATTTCGAGCGCATCGCCACGGCCTTCTATGACCGCATCCGCGAGCACGGCGACGCGCACGACGTCTTCACCGGCGAGGCGCAGATCAAGCGGCTCCAGGGCTCCATGGTCCGCTGGATGGATCGACTCTGCGCCGGCCCGCACGACGAGGCGTACTTCAAGAAGACCCTCGAAATCGGCCGGATCCACGTCCAGATCGGCCTCCCGCAGCGCTACATGTTCACCGCGATGGCGCTCATCCGCGTCGCGCTCCTCCGCGTCGTCGACGACGCCATGGGCGACGACGCGCGGGCCTGCCGCGAGGCGCTCGACCGCGCTCTCGACCTCGAGCTCGCGGTCATGCTCGAAAGCTACCGGGATCATTTCCTCGCGCGCACGCAGCAGCGCGAGCGCCTCGAACGCGCCGAGGTCGACCTCGCCTTGCGCCGCACCGAACACCGCTACGTCAGCGCCGTCGAGCTCGCCCGCGTCCTCGTCGTGGGCCTCGATCGCGAGGCCAGGATCCGCCTCTTCAACCGCGAGGCCGAGCGCGTCACCGGGCTCGGACGCGAGGAGGTCTTCGGCGCGCGTTTCCACGAGGCGCTCCTGCCCGAGGCCCTCCACGACGAGCAAGCGGGGCTCTTGCAAACGCTCCTCGACGGCCGCGACGGCCGCGCCTCGCTCGCCGACGTCGAGAGCGCGGTTCGCACCCGCGCCGGCAAGATCCGCGACGTCCGCTGGCAATTCGCGTATGCGCCCGGCGACGACGACGACATCGTCCTCTTCGCCGTCGGCCGCGACACGACCGACGAGAACGCGCTCGCCGTGCGGCTCCGGCAAAACGAGAAGCTCGCGGCCGTGGGCACGCTCGCCGCGGGCCTCGCGCACGAGATCCGCAACCCGCTGAACGGCGCCCAGCTCCACGTCACCTTCCTCGAACGAGGCCTGCGCAAGAGCGGCGCCGACGGCGAGCAGCTCGAAGCCGTCCACATCGTGGGCGAGGAGATCAAGCGGCTCGGCAAGCTCGTCAGCGAGTTCCTGGATTTCGCCCGCCCCAAACCCCTCGAACTCCGCCCCACGTCCGTGCGCGCCGTGTGCGAGCGCGCCGGAAAGCTCGCCGAGGCCCGCGCGCTCCAGACCGGCGTCACGCTCACCTTGGAGCTGCCCGCGAGCGAGCTCGTGCTCGACCTCGACACGCCCAAGATCCAGCAAGTCCTCCTGAACCTCCTGCAAAACGCGGTCGAGGCGCTCGACCCCACGGGCGGCGGCACCGTCACGCTCCGGGCGCGGCGAAGGCCGCGGGACGTCGTGATCGAGGTCGAGGACGACGGGCCTGGCCTCGCGAGCCCCGACGCCCCGATCTTCGACCCGTTTTTCTCGACGAAACCCGAGGGCACGGGCCTCGGCTTGGCCATCGTTCACCGCATCGTTACCGACCACGGCGGCACGATCGACGTCGACAGCCACCCTGGCAGGACGATATTCCGTGTCTCGCTCCCCGTCCGCCTCGGCGCGCACGATGCCGAGGGGAATGCGGGGAAGGTCCTCCCTTGA
- the clsB gene encoding cardiolipin synthase ClsB, whose translation MSRGDSLPLSPSVDAILSIDAVPPPTTLLRTPAFCDMVVGYHRLRLLHDGAQTFPAMLEAIAHARSTICLETYILRDDHVGQTFACALAERARAGVEVNLLYDAWGSSVSGDYVASLKEAGVRVVEFRPVRMALQNRKLLRHVVKRNHRKSLIVDSHIAFTGGINICGDYAPKDMNSAPPWRDTHLALEGPAAVELQYFFLRTWMKAKGPALDEPRYSLAGRRPDPRVRVITSDMHRGRAGIRDAYRAAIKNAKRRIWITNAYFLPSLGLLHALNEAAKRGVDVRLMVAGTTDVPAVLHASRSIYGRLLDSGARLYEWMGRVLHAKTAIVDGHWSTVGSSNLDMQSLRQNLEANAIIEDERFALAMEAMFLSDLPHCDEVTRTSWGKRPPWERAASWAAYLFRDWL comes from the coding sequence TTGAGCCGAGGCGACAGTCTGCCGCTCTCTCCGAGCGTCGACGCCATCCTGTCCATCGACGCCGTGCCGCCGCCCACGACGCTCCTTCGCACGCCGGCCTTCTGCGACATGGTCGTGGGCTACCACCGGCTGCGCCTCCTCCACGACGGCGCGCAGACCTTCCCCGCGATGCTCGAAGCCATCGCGCACGCGCGCTCCACCATTTGCCTGGAGACGTACATCCTGCGCGACGACCACGTCGGACAGACCTTCGCGTGCGCCCTCGCCGAGCGCGCGCGCGCGGGCGTCGAGGTCAATCTCCTGTACGACGCCTGGGGCTCCTCCGTCTCGGGGGACTACGTCGCGTCGCTCAAGGAGGCGGGCGTGCGGGTCGTCGAGTTTCGCCCCGTGCGCATGGCGCTCCAGAATCGGAAGCTCTTGCGCCACGTCGTCAAGCGTAACCACCGCAAATCGCTCATCGTCGACTCGCACATCGCGTTCACCGGCGGGATCAACATCTGCGGCGATTACGCGCCGAAGGACATGAATAGCGCCCCGCCCTGGCGCGACACGCACCTCGCGCTCGAGGGTCCTGCGGCGGTCGAACTGCAATATTTCTTTTTGCGCACCTGGATGAAAGCCAAGGGCCCGGCGCTCGACGAGCCGCGCTACAGCCTCGCGGGTCGCCGCCCGGATCCGCGCGTCCGCGTGATCACGAGCGACATGCACCGCGGCCGCGCGGGCATCCGCGACGCCTACCGCGCGGCCATCAAAAACGCCAAGCGGCGCATCTGGATCACGAACGCCTATTTCCTCCCCTCGCTCGGCCTCCTCCACGCACTCAACGAAGCGGCCAAGCGCGGCGTCGACGTCCGGCTCATGGTCGCCGGCACGACGGACGTCCCGGCGGTCCTGCACGCTTCGCGCTCGATCTACGGGCGCCTCCTCGACTCCGGCGCGCGCCTCTACGAATGGATGGGCCGCGTGCTCCACGCGAAGACGGCGATCGTCGACGGGCATTGGTCGACCGTCGGGTCGAGCAACCTCGACATGCAATCGCTGCGGCAGAACCTGGAGGCGAACGCGATCATCGAGGACGAGCGGTTCGCGCTGGCGATGGAGGCCATGTTCCTCTCGGACCTCCCCCATTGCGACGAGGTCACCCGGACGAGCTGGGGAAAACGTCCGCCGTGGGAGCGGGCAGCCTCCTGGGCCGCCTATCTCTTTCGGGATTGGCTGTAA
- a CDS encoding GGDEF domain-containing protein has protein sequence MRWLRVPESWPRRRVFPVLGVLFALGAPLGLLVLRALLAGAPPTPAFFVAEIKADPITLGYLVVTSLLVFVLLGRTLGAREDALAAASRKDPLTGLANRRHLDVRLAEEITRLARYEGSVALLLLDVDHLKEINDRGGHEAGDVALHAVAEALRRSCRAIDLPSRYGGDEFAVLLPETTAVQGVALAERIRASLRAMPGAPTVSIGLADLDAAAAPLPLALFEAADAALYAAKKAGRDRAVVASSSPPRTSALGEGAAG, from the coding sequence ATGCGATGGCTGCGCGTCCCCGAAAGCTGGCCCCGCCGGCGGGTCTTCCCCGTCCTCGGCGTCCTCTTCGCCCTCGGCGCGCCCCTCGGCCTGCTCGTCCTCCGCGCCCTCCTCGCCGGCGCGCCGCCCACGCCTGCCTTCTTCGTCGCGGAGATCAAAGCCGATCCCATCACCCTCGGGTACCTCGTCGTCACCTCGCTGCTCGTGTTCGTCCTGCTCGGTCGCACCCTCGGCGCACGCGAGGACGCGCTCGCCGCGGCCAGCAGGAAGGACCCGCTGACCGGCCTCGCGAACCGTCGGCACCTCGATGTGCGGCTCGCCGAGGAGATCACGCGCCTCGCGCGGTACGAGGGATCCGTCGCCCTCCTCCTGCTCGACGTCGACCACCTGAAGGAGATCAACGACCGCGGCGGCCACGAGGCCGGCGACGTCGCGCTGCACGCTGTCGCCGAGGCCTTGCGTCGATCTTGCCGCGCGATCGACCTGCCCTCGCGGTACGGCGGCGACGAGTTCGCCGTCCTCTTGCCGGAGACGACGGCCGTGCAGGGCGTCGCGCTCGCCGAACGGATCCGCGCGTCCTTGCGCGCCATGCCCGGCGCGCCGACCGTGTCGATCGGCCTCGCCGACCTCGACGCTGCGGCCGCGCCCCTGCCCCTCGCGCTCTTCGAGGCTGCCGACGCGGCGCTTTATGCGGCCAAAAAGGCGGGACGAGATCGCGCGGTCGTCGCGTCGTCCTCTCCTCCGCGGACGTCTGCCCTCGGCGAGGGGGCCGCGGGCTGA
- a CDS encoding universal stress protein has product MHRILVGLDASPRAKDVLEAAIDLARRTSSRLILMRAIGIPVELPPEAYALPPSSLEGLLEQEALRYVEKELERVPEELRGPVRVAVGTPWQAICQAAKDENVDLIMIGSHGYQGLDRLIGTTAAKVVNHADRSVLVVRQAEKLTS; this is encoded by the coding sequence ATGCACCGGATTCTGGTTGGCCTCGATGCTTCCCCGCGGGCGAAGGACGTGCTCGAAGCGGCGATCGACCTGGCGCGGCGAACGAGCAGCCGGCTCATCCTGATGCGGGCGATCGGGATCCCGGTCGAGCTGCCGCCGGAGGCCTACGCCTTGCCGCCGTCGTCGCTCGAAGGGCTGCTCGAACAAGAGGCGCTGCGCTACGTCGAGAAGGAGCTCGAGCGCGTGCCCGAGGAGCTGCGCGGGCCGGTGCGCGTCGCCGTGGGCACGCCGTGGCAGGCGATCTGCCAGGCGGCCAAGGACGAGAACGTGGACCTCATCATGATCGGGTCGCACGGCTATCAGGGGCTCGATCGGCTGATCGGGACGACCGCGGCGAAGGTCGTGAACCACGCGGACCGATCGGTGCTCGTGGTCCGGCAGGCCGAGAAGCTCACGTCGTGA